In one Pseudomonas marginalis genomic region, the following are encoded:
- a CDS encoding TonB-dependent copper receptor has protein sequence MSRFTADSRLGSTSVLAALCGALLVPYAQADEHAEHELTPTVITAIAPSSPLTVVTNPKDPRQPVPASDGGDYLKTIPGFALVRNGGTNGDPVLRGMFGSRLNILTNGSMMLGACPGRMDAPTSYISPETYDKLTVIKGPQTVFWGPGASAGTILFEREPEHFGELGTRLNASVLAGSNGRFDKVIDAAAGGPLGYVRVIGNQAHADDYKDGNNDTVASRYDKWNGDVAVGFTPDADTLLELTAGRGDGEARYAGRGMDGSQFLRESLGLRFEKSNIGEVLDKVEAQVYYNYADHVMDNYSLRTPSGTGMMAGPMASNVDRRTLGARIKATWRWADVQLISGLDAQTNEHRQRSSMGIDTYKDLPKVKDANFHNYGVFGELTWYAAERDRLITGARLDRASAKDFRQTTGSGMSARANPTADDTRADTLPSGFMRYEHDLADSPTTLYAGLGHSERFPDYWELFSPNTGAVGSVNAFDGVKPEKTTQLDFGAQYKADDLEAWASGYVGQVRDFILFDYRAGMMGTTSQARNVDARIMGGEVGAAYKLTPNWKADATLAYAWGKNSSDGKALPQMPPLDARFGLTYSEDDWSAGALWRVVAAQNRIDQNKGNVVGKDYDKSGGFGVFSVNGAYRINKNFKVSTGVDNLFGKAYAEHLNLAGNAGFGYPANDPQAIKEPGRTLWTKVDMSF, from the coding sequence ATGTCCAGGTTTACTGCTGACTCCCGTTTGGGAAGCACCTCTGTGCTCGCTGCCCTATGCGGCGCCCTGCTCGTTCCCTACGCCCAGGCCGATGAACACGCCGAGCATGAGCTGACGCCCACGGTGATCACCGCCATTGCGCCCAGCTCGCCGCTGACCGTGGTCACCAACCCCAAGGACCCTCGCCAACCGGTGCCCGCCAGCGACGGCGGCGACTACCTCAAGACCATCCCCGGCTTCGCCCTGGTACGCAACGGCGGCACCAATGGCGACCCGGTACTGCGCGGCATGTTCGGTTCGCGCCTGAACATCCTCACCAACGGCAGCATGATGCTCGGCGCCTGCCCCGGCAGGATGGATGCGCCGACCTCGTACATTTCGCCGGAAACCTACGACAAGCTCACCGTGATCAAGGGCCCGCAAACCGTATTCTGGGGCCCCGGTGCTTCAGCCGGCACCATCCTGTTCGAGCGCGAACCGGAACACTTCGGTGAACTCGGCACGCGGCTCAACGCGAGTGTGCTGGCAGGCTCCAACGGGCGCTTCGACAAGGTCATCGATGCCGCCGCCGGTGGGCCGCTGGGCTATGTGCGGGTGATCGGCAACCAGGCCCATGCCGATGACTACAAGGACGGCAACAACGACACCGTCGCCTCGCGCTACGACAAATGGAATGGCGATGTCGCCGTCGGCTTCACCCCGGATGCCGACACCCTGCTGGAGCTCACCGCCGGCCGTGGCGACGGCGAAGCGCGTTACGCCGGGCGCGGCATGGACGGTTCGCAGTTCCTGCGCGAAAGCCTGGGCCTGCGCTTCGAGAAATCGAATATCGGCGAAGTGCTGGATAAGGTCGAAGCCCAGGTCTACTACAACTATGCCGACCACGTGATGGACAACTACAGCCTGCGCACGCCCTCGGGCACCGGGATGATGGCCGGGCCCATGGCCTCCAACGTCGACCGCCGCACCCTCGGCGCGCGCATCAAGGCCACCTGGCGCTGGGCCGATGTGCAACTGATCAGCGGCCTGGATGCGCAGACCAACGAACACCGCCAACGCAGCAGCATGGGCATCGACACCTACAAGGATTTGCCCAAGGTCAAGGACGCCAACTTCCACAACTACGGCGTATTCGGCGAACTCACCTGGTACGCCGCCGAGCGTGACCGCCTGATCACCGGTGCGCGCCTGGACCGCGCCTCGGCCAAGGACTTCCGGCAAACCACCGGCTCCGGGATGAGTGCACGCGCCAACCCGACCGCCGACGACACCCGCGCCGACACCCTGCCCTCGGGCTTTATGCGTTACGAGCACGACCTGGCCGACAGCCCGACCACGCTCTATGCCGGCCTGGGCCACTCGGAACGCTTCCCGGATTACTGGGAGCTGTTCTCGCCCAACACCGGCGCGGTTGGTTCGGTCAACGCCTTCGATGGCGTGAAACCGGAGAAAACCACCCAACTCGACTTCGGCGCGCAATACAAAGCCGACGACCTCGAAGCCTGGGCGTCGGGCTACGTCGGCCAGGTGCGTGATTTCATCCTGTTCGATTACCGGGCGGGGATGATGGGCACCACCTCCCAGGCGCGCAATGTGGACGCACGCATCATGGGCGGTGAAGTGGGCGCGGCCTACAAGCTAACCCCCAATTGGAAAGCCGACGCCACCCTCGCCTACGCCTGGGGCAAGAACAGCAGCGACGGCAAGGCCCTGCCGCAAATGCCGCCGTTGGACGCACGCTTCGGCCTGACCTACAGCGAAGACGACTGGAGTGCCGGCGCGTTGTGGCGGGTAGTGGCGGCGCAGAACCGCATCGACCAGAACAAGGGCAATGTGGTCGGCAAGGACTACGACAAGAGCGGCGGCTTTGGCGTGTTCTCGGTCAATGGCGCGTATCGCATCAACAAGAATTTCAAGGTCAGCACCGGCGTCGACAACCTGTTCGGCAAGGCCTACGCCGAACACCTGAACCTGGCCGGCAACGCCGGATTCGGCTACCCGGCCAACGATCCGCAGGCCATCAAGGAGCCGGGGCGGACCCTTTGGACCAAGGTCGACATGAGCTTCTAA
- a CDS encoding TonB-dependent receptor, translating to MNKYLVSGLCLLALHDSAQALTLPASPVTAAAVDDQHVDLNTPTTAGSRLNLSALQTPGSVESQTGTQIRERGDASVQDAISRATGISRTGTPGDGGTSLSARGFTGQGSVMQLYDGTRMYMGMGTSTFPVDTWAVERVDVLRGPASVLYGEGATGAVINTVPKKPFEGEIENHLRLGYGAYDRQQQALDSGGSLTDTLSYRLNLNRLRSHGFIDHGDSSSDFVSGALRWQAADNLSFTLASDYGDQRPQNYFGTPLINGQLHKGLRHKNYNVSNDTQHYNDQWTRLTSEWQINDNVSATNELFYLKNQRRWQNAENYNVTNGQLTRSGNFGIKHNQEQVGDRQTVTFKHSLFGLDSQTVTGVEYNRIRFRLASNSPFNDVLPGGQPVDINDPAPARFDSQNPFKPLFATTTKTVAGFAENRLQLTDQLALVTGIRRDYAHVERDDLRDASQSDKSLTGNNWKAGLVYAITPDTSVYGQYATSTDGVGGLISLSPGQQQFDLSTARQTEIGLKQAFWDQRGEWTVAAYHIVKKKLLTDVPGNPDLKQQVGQQSSSGLEASLDLQLPHAWALQANAAIVRAQYDDFKQAVDGVQVSRDGNRPVDVPRRTANLWLSKALSDDIRAGAGVRYVDARYADMANQNELPSYTVVDATLSWKAMRNTTLGLQLNNLFDRTYAVSQYNDGQQWILGEPRSFFVTADYTF from the coding sequence ATGAACAAGTACCTAGTGTCCGGCCTGTGCCTGCTCGCCCTGCATGACAGCGCCCAGGCCCTGACCCTGCCCGCCAGCCCGGTGACCGCAGCGGCCGTGGATGACCAACACGTCGACCTGAACACGCCGACCACCGCAGGCTCGCGCCTGAATCTCAGCGCGCTGCAAACCCCGGGCAGTGTCGAAAGCCAGACCGGTACGCAGATCCGCGAGCGTGGCGACGCCAGCGTGCAGGACGCCATTTCCCGTGCCACCGGCATCAGCCGCACCGGCACACCGGGCGATGGCGGCACCTCGCTGTCGGCCCGTGGTTTTACCGGCCAGGGCTCGGTGATGCAACTGTACGACGGCACCCGCATGTACATGGGCATGGGCACCTCGACCTTCCCGGTGGACACCTGGGCGGTGGAACGCGTAGACGTTTTGCGCGGCCCGGCCTCGGTGCTGTACGGCGAAGGCGCCACCGGTGCGGTGATCAATACCGTGCCGAAAAAACCCTTCGAAGGCGAGATCGAAAACCACCTCCGCCTCGGCTACGGCGCCTACGATCGCCAGCAACAAGCTCTGGACAGCGGCGGCTCGCTGACCGACACCCTGAGCTATCGCCTGAACCTCAACCGCCTGCGCAGCCACGGCTTTATCGACCATGGCGACTCCAGCAGCGACTTCGTCAGCGGCGCCCTGCGCTGGCAGGCGGCGGACAACCTGAGCTTCACCCTGGCCAGCGACTATGGCGACCAGCGCCCGCAGAACTACTTCGGCACGCCGCTGATCAATGGCCAGTTGCACAAGGGCCTGCGCCACAAGAACTACAACGTCAGCAACGACACCCAGCACTACAACGACCAGTGGACGCGCCTGACCAGCGAGTGGCAGATCAATGACAACGTCAGTGCCACCAATGAACTGTTCTACCTGAAGAACCAGCGCCGCTGGCAGAACGCCGAGAACTACAACGTCACCAACGGGCAACTGACCCGCAGCGGCAACTTCGGCATCAAGCACAACCAGGAACAGGTCGGCGATCGCCAGACCGTCACCTTCAAGCACAGCCTGTTCGGCCTCGACAGCCAGACCGTGACGGGCGTGGAATACAACCGCATCCGTTTCCGCCTGGCCAGCAACTCACCGTTCAACGACGTGCTGCCCGGCGGCCAGCCGGTGGATATCAACGACCCGGCGCCCGCTCGGTTCGACAGCCAGAACCCGTTCAAACCGCTGTTCGCCACCACCACCAAAACCGTTGCCGGTTTCGCCGAAAACCGCCTGCAACTCACCGACCAACTGGCGCTGGTCACCGGCATCCGCCGCGACTACGCCCACGTCGAGCGCGATGATTTACGTGACGCCAGCCAAAGCGACAAGAGCCTCACCGGCAATAACTGGAAGGCTGGCCTGGTCTACGCAATCACCCCGGACACCTCGGTCTACGGCCAGTACGCCACCAGCACCGACGGGGTCGGCGGCCTGATTTCCCTGAGCCCTGGCCAGCAGCAGTTCGACCTCTCCACCGCCAGGCAAACCGAGATCGGCCTCAAGCAGGCCTTCTGGGATCAACGCGGCGAATGGACAGTGGCGGCCTACCATATCGTCAAGAAGAAACTGCTCACCGACGTCCCTGGCAACCCGGACCTCAAGCAGCAAGTCGGCCAGCAATCCTCCAGCGGCCTGGAAGCCAGCCTCGACCTGCAACTGCCGCACGCCTGGGCGCTGCAAGCCAACGCAGCCATCGTGCGGGCGCAGTACGACGACTTCAAACAGGCTGTCGACGGCGTACAAGTGTCCCGCGACGGCAACCGCCCGGTGGACGTGCCACGCCGCACCGCCAACCTGTGGCTGAGCAAGGCCCTGAGCGACGACATCCGCGCCGGTGCCGGAGTGCGCTATGTCGATGCACGGTATGCCGACATGGCCAACCAGAACGAGCTGCCGAGCTACACCGTGGTCGATGCCACGCTGTCGTGGAAGGCGATGCGCAACACCACCCTGGGCCTGCAACTGAACAACCTGTTCGACCGCACCTACGCGGTCAGCCAGTACAACGACGGCCAGCAATGGATCCTCGGTGAACCGCGCTCGTTCTTCGTCACGGCGGACTACACCTTCTAA
- a CDS encoding ABC transporter substrate-binding protein, whose protein sequence is MILRAFALVALLFGASPAFAEATHYPVTVKSCNRDVTFQEAPKHAVSHDINMTQMMLALGLKPRMAGYSGITGWKSVTPDMARTLDGLPELASKYPSVETLLNANVDFFFAGWDYGMRVGGDLTPNTLQPLGINVYELTESCAFVMKRPAATLDDTYNDLRNLGRIFDVQDRANALIAQMQAQVAEVQTDLPADKPRVFLYDSGEDRAMTSGRLGMPQALIDAAGGRNILDDVDASWTRVNWETVVERNPQVIVIVDYSEVTADQKQQFLLNNPALQGVDAIRNQRFIVIPYVQATPGIDNVLAVETLAKGFHGE, encoded by the coding sequence ATGATCCTGCGCGCCTTCGCCCTTGTGGCCCTGCTGTTCGGTGCTTCACCAGCCTTCGCTGAAGCCACCCATTACCCGGTCACCGTCAAAAGCTGCAACCGCGACGTGACCTTCCAGGAGGCGCCGAAGCATGCGGTGAGCCATGACATCAATATGACCCAGATGATGCTCGCCCTGGGCCTCAAACCGCGGATGGCCGGCTATAGCGGCATCACCGGCTGGAAGTCGGTCACCCCGGACATGGCCCGGACCCTCGATGGCCTGCCGGAGCTGGCGAGCAAGTACCCGTCGGTGGAAACCCTGCTCAATGCCAATGTGGATTTCTTCTTTGCCGGCTGGGACTACGGCATGCGCGTGGGCGGCGACCTGACGCCGAACACCCTGCAGCCGCTGGGGATCAACGTCTACGAGCTGACCGAGTCGTGCGCCTTCGTGATGAAGCGCCCGGCCGCGACCCTGGACGACACCTATAACGACCTGCGCAACCTGGGCAGGATCTTCGACGTGCAGGACCGCGCCAATGCCTTGATCGCACAGATGCAGGCACAGGTCGCCGAGGTGCAGACAGACCTGCCCGCCGACAAGCCGCGCGTGTTCCTCTACGACAGCGGTGAAGACCGCGCCATGACCTCCGGCCGCCTCGGTATGCCCCAGGCGCTGATCGACGCAGCCGGCGGGCGCAACATCCTCGATGACGTCGACGCCAGTTGGACCCGCGTCAACTGGGAGACCGTGGTCGAGCGCAATCCACAGGTGATCGTGATCGTCGACTACAGCGAAGTCACCGCCGATCAAAAACAGCAGTTCCTGCTCAACAACCCGGCGCTGCAAGGGGTGGACGCGATCAGGAACCAGCGCTTTATCGTGATCCCGTATGTACAAGCCACGCCGGGCATCGATAACGTGCTGGCGGTGGAAACCCTGGCCAAGGGGTTCCACGGCGAATGA
- a CDS encoding PepSY-associated TM helix domain-containing protein, translating to MTTQKVSFYNLAWRWHFYAGLFVAPFMVLLALTGIIYLFKPQLDPLMYGDLLKVQSAEHALSADEQLQRAQAAFPQGKISKYLPPADATSSAQFVMHDGGREVTVFVDPYRGTVLGEQDAKNNLQAIARALHGELMIGTVGDRLVELAAGWGVMLVVSGLYLWWPRGKTSAGVLWPRFTTRGRVFWRDLHAVAGFWGAAFLLVMLLSGMTWTGFWGKQYADLWNTFPAAMWNNVPQSDQQARVLNTATQQTVPWAMENTPMPMSGDHAEHMNHGAMHAAPAAPTVRLQQVVDLATARKVEPGYSITFPTTAEGVFTVAVFADDPRNDATLHVDQYTGKVLADVRWAHYNTVARATETGVMLHEGKMFGWVNQLIVLLICLMILLSAVSGVVIWWKRRPQGGLGVPPLRHDLPKWKTAMVIMLALALLFPLVGASLIAVWALDRLVLSRLFSQRESTSGSL from the coding sequence ATGACCACTCAAAAAGTTTCCTTCTACAACCTGGCCTGGCGCTGGCACTTCTACGCCGGCCTCTTCGTCGCCCCCTTCATGGTGCTGCTGGCCCTGACCGGCATCATCTACCTGTTCAAACCCCAGCTCGATCCGCTGATGTACGGCGACCTGCTCAAGGTGCAAAGCGCCGAGCACGCCTTGAGCGCCGACGAGCAATTGCAACGCGCCCAGGCGGCCTTTCCCCAGGGCAAGATCAGCAAATACCTGCCACCCGCCGACGCCACCAGCAGCGCGCAGTTCGTGATGCACGACGGCGGGCGCGAAGTGACGGTGTTCGTCGACCCCTATCGCGGCACCGTACTCGGTGAGCAGGATGCGAAAAACAACCTGCAAGCCATCGCCCGCGCCCTGCACGGCGAGCTGATGATCGGCACCGTCGGCGACCGCCTGGTAGAGCTCGCCGCCGGTTGGGGCGTGATGCTGGTGGTGTCCGGCCTGTACCTGTGGTGGCCGCGCGGCAAAACGTCGGCCGGCGTGTTGTGGCCGCGCTTCACAACCCGTGGCCGCGTGTTCTGGCGTGACCTGCATGCCGTCGCCGGCTTCTGGGGCGCGGCGTTTCTGCTGGTGATGCTGCTCAGCGGCATGACCTGGACCGGCTTCTGGGGCAAGCAATACGCCGACCTCTGGAACACTTTCCCGGCGGCGATGTGGAACAACGTGCCGCAGTCCGATCAGCAGGCGCGGGTGCTCAATACCGCAACGCAACAGACCGTGCCCTGGGCCATGGAAAACACGCCGATGCCGATGTCCGGCGACCATGCCGAACACATGAACCACGGCGCCATGCACGCTGCTCCCGCCGCGCCCACGGTGCGCCTGCAACAGGTGGTGGACCTGGCCACGGCACGCAAGGTCGAGCCCGGCTACAGCATCACTTTCCCCACCACCGCCGAAGGCGTGTTCACCGTCGCGGTGTTCGCCGACGACCCGCGCAACGACGCCACCCTGCACGTGGACCAATACACCGGAAAGGTCCTTGCCGATGTGCGCTGGGCGCACTACAACACCGTGGCACGGGCCACCGAGACCGGCGTGATGCTGCACGAAGGCAAGATGTTCGGCTGGGTGAACCAGCTGATCGTGCTGCTGATCTGCCTGATGATCCTGCTCAGCGCGGTGAGTGGCGTGGTGATCTGGTGGAAGCGTCGGCCCCAGGGCGGCCTGGGTGTTCCGCCGTTGCGTCATGACCTGCCGAAGTGGAAAACCGCGATGGTGATCATGCTCGCGCTGGCGCTCCTGTTCCCGCTGGTGGGCGCCTCATTGATCGCGGTCTGGGCGCTGGATCGCCTGGTGTTGTCACGGTTGTTCAGCCAACGTGAATCCACCTCAGGTTCGCTATGA
- a CDS encoding copper chaperone PCu(A)C, protein MLKSSLLLAALLLPVFSAANAEDYKAGDLLVSDPWSQELPPNAPTVAAYFVIHNTGATPDRLLSVDTPVADKAELHEHVMQGDLMKMQQVPSVAVPAKGDLTFAPMAYHVMLLGLKDRSLLADGKQFPLTLTFEKAGKVEVEVSVQKVPPMVGHEHKHPQ, encoded by the coding sequence ATGCTTAAATCTTCCCTGCTTCTGGCTGCGTTGCTGCTGCCGGTGTTCAGTGCTGCCAATGCCGAAGACTACAAGGCCGGCGACCTGCTGGTCAGCGATCCCTGGTCCCAGGAATTGCCGCCCAACGCGCCCACCGTCGCCGCGTATTTCGTGATTCATAACACCGGTGCGACACCGGATCGCCTGCTCAGTGTCGACACGCCAGTGGCCGATAAGGCCGAGCTGCATGAGCATGTGATGCAGGGCGACTTGATGAAGATGCAGCAAGTCCCCAGCGTTGCCGTACCGGCCAAGGGTGACTTGACCTTCGCGCCCATGGCGTATCACGTCATGTTGCTGGGCCTCAAGGACCGCAGCCTGCTGGCCGATGGCAAGCAATTCCCGCTGACCCTGACCTTTGAAAAAGCCGGCAAGGTCGAGGTGGAAGTCTCGGTACAGAAAGTACCGCCGATGGTCGGCCACGAGCACAAGCACCCTCAATAG
- a CDS encoding DUF2946 domain-containing protein, with product MARQRVAIAWIACLAVLFNAFAMPMASAIQQSKDPVQQLLWGSFCSSNGASLKTIALGKLEIPAPQPDDHSTMQHCWCCSGSAPLVALPGHVPQLYLTRFETVQRQPHTPLQTPTPRQQWPSLNPRASPTA from the coding sequence ATGGCCCGTCAACGCGTTGCAATTGCCTGGATCGCCTGCCTTGCAGTGCTGTTCAACGCCTTTGCCATGCCAATGGCCAGCGCGATACAGCAGTCCAAGGACCCCGTGCAGCAATTACTGTGGGGCAGTTTCTGTTCGTCCAATGGCGCCAGCCTGAAGACCATTGCCCTGGGCAAGCTGGAGATTCCGGCGCCGCAGCCGGACGATCATTCCACCATGCAGCATTGCTGGTGTTGCTCGGGCTCGGCGCCGTTGGTGGCGTTGCCGGGGCATGTGCCGCAGTTGTATCTCACGCGATTCGAGACGGTACAGCGTCAACCACACACACCATTGCAAACCCCAACCCCGCGCCAGCAATGGCCGAGCCTTAACCCCCGCGCCTCTCCGACGGCCTGA
- a CDS encoding DUF2946 domain-containing protein, which yields MGAPRARLSPHRRVKRGSWISLFAMLMIFIGPLISQAMPMDHHAGMSMNMSMDMPGDHGDAHHKKAPDEHHALWSKCGYCDLLYSCPALPGSVSFVAIGSPPPANALTPAPRLGHARQSVFPGARSRAPPIAS from the coding sequence ATGGGCGCCCCTCGCGCCAGGCTATCCCCACACCGCCGCGTGAAGCGCGGCAGTTGGATCAGCCTGTTCGCCATGCTGATGATCTTTATCGGTCCGCTGATTTCCCAAGCGATGCCGATGGATCATCACGCCGGTATGTCGATGAACATGTCCATGGACATGCCCGGCGACCACGGCGACGCCCATCACAAGAAAGCCCCTGACGAACACCACGCGCTCTGGTCCAAGTGCGGCTATTGCGACTTGCTCTACAGTTGCCCGGCCCTGCCCGGCAGCGTGTCATTCGTGGCCATCGGCAGCCCGCCGCCGGCCAATGCCCTTACCCCCGCACCGCGCCTGGGCCATGCCCGGCAGAGCGTCTTCCCCGGCGCCCGCAGCCGCGCCCCGCCCATCGCCTCGTAA
- a CDS encoding DUF6124 family protein — MIKPTPNPPVRLFTVADGISTEDLLVNLSETLASANALSCDLAFNLEGAPREELLGVAQLIELAQLLADRVHEGAGQATAASS; from the coding sequence ATGATCAAACCCACCCCAAATCCCCCCGTTCGGCTCTTCACCGTGGCCGATGGCATCAGCACCGAAGACCTGCTGGTCAACCTCAGTGAAACACTTGCTTCGGCCAACGCGCTGAGTTGCGACCTTGCCTTTAACCTGGAAGGCGCACCACGCGAGGAATTACTGGGCGTTGCGCAGTTGATCGAGCTGGCACAATTGCTCGCTGACAGGGTGCACGAAGGCGCAGGGCAGGCAACCGCCGCGAGTAGTTAA
- a CDS encoding ABC transporter ATP-binding protein, which produces MTSLTLTRINWAPANHSQHPFQLRDAGLHVAAGEFVGLIGPNGSGKTSLLRCAYRFTQPERGDVLLAHRNLWKQGAKWCAQRIAVVLQEFPDAFGLRVDEVVAMGRTPHKGLFDSDTLEDRQLVQQALVSVGMQGFEAHAFATLSGGEKQRVILARALAQQPQLLILDEPTNHLDPRYQLELLRLVKRLGIGTLASIHELNLAAAFCDRLYVIDHGRIVASGTPHQVLTTELLRDVFGVEALIDTHPLADYPRITWITQP; this is translated from the coding sequence ATGACTTCACTCACCCTCACCCGCATCAACTGGGCCCCGGCGAACCACAGCCAACACCCGTTCCAACTGCGTGACGCCGGCCTTCACGTCGCTGCGGGGGAGTTCGTCGGGCTGATCGGCCCCAACGGCAGCGGCAAGACCAGCCTGTTGCGCTGCGCCTATCGGTTCACCCAGCCGGAACGCGGCGACGTATTGCTCGCCCATCGGAACCTGTGGAAGCAAGGCGCCAAGTGGTGTGCGCAACGTATCGCCGTGGTGTTGCAGGAGTTCCCGGATGCCTTTGGCCTGCGAGTCGATGAAGTGGTCGCCATGGGCCGCACGCCCCACAAGGGCCTGTTCGACAGCGACACCCTGGAGGATCGGCAGCTGGTGCAACAGGCGCTGGTATCGGTGGGCATGCAGGGCTTTGAAGCGCATGCCTTCGCCACCCTCTCGGGCGGTGAAAAACAGCGCGTCATCCTCGCCCGCGCCCTGGCCCAGCAACCGCAATTGCTGATCCTCGACGAGCCGACCAACCACCTCGATCCACGCTACCAGCTTGAGCTGTTGAGGCTGGTCAAGCGCCTGGGTATCGGCACCCTGGCCAGCATCCACGAACTCAACCTGGCCGCCGCTTTTTGTGATCGGCTCTACGTGATCGACCACGGGCGCATCGTCGCCAGCGGCACGCCTCACCAGGTGCTGACCACTGAACTGCTGCGCGATGTGTTCGGCGTCGAGGCGCTGATCGACACTCATCCCCTGGCCGACTATCCCCGCATCACCTGGATAACCCAACCATGA
- a CDS encoding FecCD family ABC transporter permease has product MITRRYPLLLAALGALLLVSCVISLGFGPARVPADVVWRILLYKVFGIGEVSWSAGQVPIVWLIRVPRMLLGALVGAGLALIGAVLQAVTRNPLADPHLLGVTSGATLGAVIVVLHVGEIIGLLTLPIAAFIGALSSMIVVLAVASRNGRLESDRLLLCGVAVSFVMMAAANLLLFMGDHRAASAVMFWMLGGLGLARWELLAIPGASVVLGLLVLVGMARPLNALMAGEQTAVTLGLNARNVRLKVFLVASLMTGVLVSISGSIGFVGLMVPHIARRLVGAEHRRLLPVCALLGSLFLVWVDVAARTLIAPEDLPIGVATAAIGGLFFIGLMRKR; this is encoded by the coding sequence ATGATCACCCGTCGTTACCCCCTGCTGCTTGCCGCCCTGGGCGCATTGCTGCTGGTGTCCTGCGTGATATCCCTGGGCTTCGGCCCGGCGCGGGTACCAGCGGACGTGGTGTGGCGCATCCTGCTGTACAAGGTCTTCGGCATCGGCGAAGTGAGTTGGTCGGCCGGGCAGGTACCTATCGTCTGGCTGATCCGCGTGCCGCGCATGCTGCTGGGGGCATTGGTGGGGGCCGGGCTGGCGTTGATCGGTGCGGTGTTGCAGGCGGTCACGCGTAATCCGCTGGCCGATCCGCACCTGCTGGGTGTCACTTCCGGCGCGACCCTGGGCGCGGTGATCGTGGTGCTGCATGTAGGTGAAATCATCGGCTTGCTGACCTTGCCCATCGCCGCCTTTATCGGCGCCCTGTCGAGCATGATCGTGGTGCTCGCGGTAGCCAGTCGCAATGGCCGGCTGGAGAGTGATCGCCTGTTGCTGTGCGGCGTGGCAGTGTCGTTCGTGATGATGGCGGCGGCCAATCTGCTGCTGTTCATGGGCGACCATCGCGCCGCCTCGGCGGTGATGTTCTGGATGCTCGGCGGCCTCGGCCTGGCACGCTGGGAACTGCTGGCGATTCCGGGCGCCAGCGTAGTGCTCGGGCTGCTGGTGCTGGTGGGCATGGCCCGCCCGTTGAACGCGCTGATGGCCGGCGAACAGACCGCCGTGACCCTTGGCCTGAACGCCCGCAATGTACGGCTGAAGGTGTTCCTGGTCGCCTCGTTGATGACCGGCGTGCTGGTGTCCATCAGCGGCTCCATCGGCTTTGTCGGGCTGATGGTGCCGCACATCGCCCGGCGCCTGGTGGGCGCCGAGCATCGTCGGTTGCTGCCAGTGTGTGCATTGCTGGGCAGCCTGTTCCTGGTCTGGGTCGATGTGGCGGCGCGCACCTTGATCGCCCCCGAAGACCTGCCGATCGGCGTGGCCACGGCGGCGATCGGCGGCCTGTTCTTCATCGGCCTGATGCGCAAGCGCTGA
- a CDS encoding addiction module antidote protein encodes MTQFKDFDIAEHLTTPEDMAEYLEASFEEDSGDGLLIRSALNNIARAQGMTQIARDAGLGRESLYKALSSTGNPEFATIMKVMKALGLKLHATAI; translated from the coding sequence ATGACTCAATTTAAAGATTTCGACATAGCCGAGCATCTGACGACTCCTGAGGACATGGCGGAGTATCTCGAAGCTTCTTTCGAAGAGGATTCTGGTGACGGATTGCTGATTCGTTCAGCGCTCAACAACATCGCCCGCGCCCAAGGCATGACCCAAATTGCTCGCGACGCCGGCCTCGGAAGAGAAAGTCTATACAAAGCCCTCTCCAGCACTGGCAATCCCGAGTTCGCGACTATCATGAAAGTCATGAAGGCGTTGGGCCTCAAGCTTCACGCTACAGCGATCTGA
- a CDS encoding type II toxin-antitoxin system RelE/ParE family toxin, whose translation MIHFKRSDEFQEWLYSLRSKPVHGRVLTRLDNARMGNFGDCENVGNGVSEMRIHYGPGYRVYFKRIGEVVYLLLIGGDKSTQKRDIERAKEIAEEFEKKE comes from the coding sequence GTGATTCACTTCAAGAGATCTGATGAGTTTCAGGAATGGCTTTATTCGCTACGCAGTAAACCCGTCCATGGACGTGTGCTTACAAGATTGGACAACGCAAGAATGGGCAATTTTGGAGACTGCGAAAACGTCGGAAATGGCGTATCCGAAATGCGCATCCACTATGGTCCTGGATACCGGGTGTACTTCAAGCGTATAGGTGAGGTGGTTTATCTACTGTTGATAGGTGGCGATAAATCAACGCAAAAACGCGACATCGAGCGAGCTAAAGAAATTGCCGAAGAATTTGAGAAAAAGGAGTGA